Proteins from a genomic interval of Pithys albifrons albifrons isolate INPA30051 chromosome 15, PitAlb_v1, whole genome shotgun sequence:
- the RAD50 gene encoding DNA repair protein RAD50 isoform X3 has protein sequence MSKIEKMSILGVRSFGLEDKDKQIITFFSPLTILVGPNGAGKTTIIECLKYICTGDFPPGTKGKTFVHDPKVANETDVRAQIRLQFRDVNGEVLAVQRSMVCTQKGKTPEFKTLESVITRTNRHGEKVSVSSKCAEIDREMISALGVSKSVLSNVIFCHQEESNWPLSEGKALKQKFDEIFSATRYIKALEALRQVRLKQSLKVKECQTELKYLKQNKEKAQEIQGHLSNREAQLAASKENVKTIESQLEPLKSSLAAVEQNLTKVMRLDNDVKALESRKQQMEKDNEDLQQKMEKVFQGTDEQLRDRYQNHQRIVKEKEKRLLDYKRELDKATKECQRFNSEKSELLVERGRLQLQADRHQEHIMTRDSLIQALAAQLELDGFERAPFSERHITSFHRLVKERQERDTEAANHLMREFTRKEAMKQKQIDDIRDRKTGLERTIDLKSDIQNKKQDELKNVKCELQQLEGFSDRISELDEEIGKTEHELEKAESTSSVETLEQEVQTLQNEKISLDKALRKLDQEMEQLNLHTTTITQMDMLKKDKAEKEEQIRKVKSRHSEELTSLLGYFPNKKQLEDWLHGKNKKINQTRDTLANLNKRLALVENDKTYASNELKRKEEQLSQHEAKLFDVCGSQDFDSDLSKLQDDIEKSSKQRAVLAGATAVYSQFITQLTEESQSCCPVCQRVFQTEAELQDVINDLQSKLRLAPDKLKSTETELKRKQKKRDEMMSLKPLRQTVVELQDKEIPNLRNKIQNANRDLTGLKGEIEEHESFLQTALSEEGGAKACLQDITLMERYQTDIRDVERRIAQQEAKLLGVDVSRTVLQVSQEKKEKKHLWDTVTGKIEFKQKLRQDQQSQIQQLKSTVNELRAERLQLVSRMQRRRQLEEQSVELSTEVQNLGRDIKEAKEQVFPLDATLEKLQQEKEDLVNKRTASNKETQEKINGINEKVKDINKYVKEIENYIQQGKEDYKKQKEAELDEVNSHLAACEKQKEKINKEMEITRQDIDTQKIQERWLEDNLTWRNRNEELKKVEDKIKQLMKEMGEMKVPQMKNEQKQLEEQIECLKRNHHVALGRQRGFEEEIVRFRKELREPQFRDAEDKYRDMMIVMRTTELVNKDLDLYYKALDKAIMTFHSMKMEEINKIIRDLWRNIYRGQDIEYIEIRSDADENVSAADKRRNYNYRVVMVKGDTALDMRGRCSAGQKDHKEPLPAEELPAPGDHSRRRLC, from the exons ATGTCGAAGATTGAGAAAATGAGTATCCTCGGAGTGAGGAGTTTTGGGTTAGAGGATAAAGACAAGCAAATTATCACTTTCTTTAGTCCATTAACTATTTTGGTGGGACCAAATGGTGCAGGAAAAACG ACCATCATTGAATGCCTTAAATATATATGCACTGGAGATTTTCCTCCTGGCACCAAAGGGAAAACATTTGTTCACGATCCAAAG GTTGCCAATGAAACAGATGTTCGAGCTCAGATCCGGCTGCAGTTCCGAGACGTGAACGGGGAGGTCTTGGCTGTGCAGCGCTCCATGGTCTGCACCCAGAAAGGCAAGACCCCGGAATTTAAAACTCTGGAATCTGTCATCACAAGAACCAA CAGGCACGGCGAGAAGGTCAGTGTGAGCTCCAAGTGTGCAGAGATAGACCGGGAGATGATCAGCGCCCTCGGCGTTTCCAAGTCTGTGCTGAGCAATGTCATCTTCTGCCACCAGGAAGAGTCCAACTGGCCCTTAAGTGAAGGAAAGGCCCTGAAACAAAAATTTGATGAGATCTTTTCCGCaacaag gtataTTAAAGCACTCGAAGCTCTGCGTCAGGTACGGCTGAAACAAAGCCTGAAAGTGAAAGAGTGTCAGACAGAACTGAAATACCTAAAACAGAATAAAGAGAAAGCACAGGAAATCCAGGGTCATCTTAGCAACAGAGAGGCTCAACTGGCTGCTTCTAAGGAGAATGTGAAAACAATTGAGAGCCAGCTTGAACCTCTGAAG AGTTCCCTGGCAGCAGTTGAACAGAACCTCACCAAAGTAATGAGGCTGGACAATGATGTGAAGGCCTTAGAGAGCAGGAAGCAGCAGATGGAGAAAGATAATGAAGATTTgcaacagaaaatggaaaag GTTTTCCAAGGAACAGATGAACAACTAAGGGATAGATACCAGAACCACCAGAGGATagtgaaggagaaggagaagagattGCTGGACTATAAACGTGAGCTGGACAAAGCCACTAAAGAGTGCCAGAGATTCAACAGTGAGAAATCAGAGCTGCTTGTGGAACGAG gtcggctgcagctgcaggcagatCGTCACCAGGAGCACATCATGACAAGGGACTCCTTGATCCAGGccttggcagcacagctggaattgGATGGCTTTGAGCGAGCACCTTTCAGTGAGAGGCACATTACCAGTTTTCACAGGCTGGtgaaggagaggcaggagagagaTACAGAAGCTGCAAATCATTTGATG AGAGAATTTACACGAAAGGAagcaatgaaacaaaaacagaTAGATGATATAAGAGACAGAAAAACCGGATTAGAAAGAACCATTGACCTGAAATCAGACattcaaaataagaaacaagATGAGCTGAAGAATGTCAAATGTGAATTGCAGCAGTTGGAGGGGTTTTCAGACAGAATTAGTGAGTTGGATGAGGAGATTGGCAAGACG GAACATGAGCTGGAGAAGGCTGAGAGCACCAGCAGTGTAGAAACACTTGAACAGGAAGTACAGACTCTGCAGAATGAGAAAATAAGCCTGGACAAAGCTCTTAGGAAATTGGATCAAGAGATGGAGCAGTTGAACCTACACACCACAACAATCACCCAGATGGACATGCTGAAGAAagacaaa GCAGAGAAAGAAGAGCAGATTAGAAAAGTAAAATCAAGACATTCTGAGGAACTAACATCACTGTTGGGATACTtcccaaataaaaaacaacttgAAGACTGGCTTcatggtaaaaataaaaagattaatCAGACAAGAGATACTCTTGCGAACCTTAA CAAGAGACTGGCATTGGTAGAAAATGATAAAACCTATGCCAGTAATGagctcaaaagaaaagaagaacagTTGTCCCAGCATGAAGCAAAACTTTTTGATGTTTGTGGAAGTCAAGATTTTGACAGTGATCTGAGCAAACTTCAAGATGACATTGAAAAAAGCTCCAAACAGCGAG CTGTGCTTGCTGGAGCCACTGCAGTGTATTCCCAGTTCATTACCCAACTGACAGAGGAGAGCCAGTCCTGCTGCCCCGTTTGCCAGAGAGTCTTCCAGacagaggctgagctgcaggacgTGATCAATGACCTGCAGTCCAAGCTGCGCCTCGCCCCAGACAAGCTCAAGTCAACAGAGACTGAGCtcaaaaggaagcagaaaaaacgTGATGAGATGATGAGTCTTAAACCACTGAG GCAAACTGTAGTTGAGCTGCAAGATAAGGAAATTCCAAACCTCAGGAACAAGATCCAGAATGCAAACAGAGATTTAACAGGCCTGAAGGGTGAGATAGAAGAACATGAATCATTCCTGCAGACAGCTTTGTCTGAGGAGGGAGGTGCTAAAGCCTGTTTACAGGATATAACCCTGATGGAAAGGTACCAG ACTGATATTAGGGATGTTGAACGAAGAATTGCTCAGCAGGAGGCTAAGCTGCTGGGGGTTGATGTGAGTAGAACTGTTCTACAAGTAagccaagagaaaaaagagaaaaagcacttGTGGGATACAG TTACAGGCAAAATTGAGTTCAAACAAAAACTCAGGCAGGACCAGCAGAGTCAGATCCAGCAGCTGAAGAGCACAGTGAACGAGCTGagggcagagaggctgcagctggTGAGCAGGATGCAGCGCCGGcggcagctggaggagcagagcgTGGAGCTGAGCACTGAGGTGCAGAACTTGGGCAGAGACATCAAG GAAGCAAAAGAACAGGTATTTCCATTGGATGCAACTTTAGAGaaactgcagcaggagaaggaggatcTAGTGAATAAAAGGACTGCAAGTAACAAAGAAACACAAGAGAAG ATAAATGGCATAAATGAGAAAGTTAAAGATATAAACAAGTATGTGAAAGAAATTGAAAACTATATTCAACAAGGAAAAGAAGACTATAAAAAG caAAAGGAGGCTGAGCTTGATGAAGTAAATTCTCATTTGGCTGCCTgtgagaaacaaaaagaaaagataaataaagAGATGGAAATAACTCGACAAGATATTGACACTCAAAAG ATACAGGAAAGGTGGCTGGAGGACAATCTTACCTGGAGGAACCGGAATGAGGAGCTAAAAAAAGTTGAAGACAAGATAAAACAACTTATGAAGGAGATGGGAGAAATGAAAGTGCCCCAAATGAAAAA TGAACAAAAGCAGTTAGAGGAGCAAATTGAATGTCTGAAGAGGAACCACCACGTTGCCCTGGGGCGCCAGCGAGGGTTTGAGGAGGAGATTGTTCGGTTCAGGAAGGAGCTTCGGGAGCCACAGTTCAGAGATGCAGAGGACAAGTACAGGGACATGATGATTGTTATGAGGACAACAGAGCTAGTCAACAAAGATCTGGACCTTTATTACAAGGCTCTTGATAA AGCAATAATGACATTTCATAGCATGAAGATGGAAGAAATCAACAAAATAATTCGTGACCTGTGGCGAAACATTTACAGAGGACAAG ATATTGAATATATAGAAATTCGTTCTGATGCAGACGAGAACGTCTCAGCTGCTGATAAAAGAAGAAACTACAATTACAGGGTGGTGATGGTGAAGGGAGACACGGCCCTGGATATGCGAGGGAggtgcagtgctgggcagaaG GATCATAAAGAGCCGCTCCCAGCAGAGGAACTTCCAGCTCCTGGTGATCACTCACGACGAAGACTTTGTTGA